In a single window of the Bacillus rossius redtenbacheri isolate Brsri unplaced genomic scaffold, Brsri_v3 Brsri_v3_scf619, whole genome shotgun sequence genome:
- the LOC134545190 gene encoding uncharacterized protein LOC134545190 isoform X1 → MGLQEGAVIALSRSSPLHNHEPDLSIKESYKLRAVLKARSKMETTSLREIFFSEAKRNSDGADKNPYATVRRCMERARRELFPPITEDLREFCNILDGRTWADLYSPNHEKQLAHKVVETDNGQITAIVFANDTFLQFLSENPTERREVSFDATFKVVPRRPSGFCQLMTAVVYFQDIGFPIFFALMTKRTQEAYVAVLDIFHQKTSAWEIVAVSSDFEKGLVNAIITRYPNAEFHGCWYHCCQAIWRMVMKTGLVEDCKNNDDMKRAIKMLMALAHLPATRGAPHDDAVPAYDIADGLEAILIFIHEKNLEEKLANLIEYFQNYWMARVTPRCFSVFNLPRRTNNALESFHALVLSIMGPHANVWKFLVHLSDLSNMYFSEFKALVEGKTIRRQKPQNTNTQNLRKIIGKLVSREFSVTEFLRKAAHTVDGAYNTLQTQNARAEATEAYQASEDEDDPEDVIPRALRNVPAEVEELLPEDPEPDQRTHMTCKVCLLNPLTHLVYPCGHFVLCENCVIGLRENQSPFVTLKCPVCRSECGDIVRVFFA, encoded by the exons ATGGGTCTTCAGGAAGGCGCAGTTATTGCTCTGTCCAGAAGCAGTCCACTGCACAACCATGAACCGGACCTGAGCATTAAAGAATCATACAAACTGCGTGCAGTTCTTAAGGCAAGATCAAAAATGGAAACCACCTCTCTTCGCGAAATCTTTTTTTCCGAGGCGAAAAG AAATTCTGATGGTGCAGATAAAAATCCTTATGCAACAGTGCGGAGGTGTATGGAAAGAGCAAGACGTGAGCTATTTCCACCAATTACGGAGGATTTGCGGGAGTTCTGCAATATTTTGGACGGCAGAACCTGGGCAGATCTGTACAGCCCCAACCACGAAAAACAACTTGCCCACAAAGTCGTAGAAACTGACAATGGACAAATCACTGCAATTGTTTTTGCTAATGATACCTTCCTTCAATTCCTTTCGGAAAATCCAACCGAACGTCGTGAGGTATCATTTGACGCTACCTTCAAAGTAGTCCCCCGAAGGCCGAGCGGCTTTTGTCAACTGATGACAGCGGTGGTATACTTTCAAGACATA GGATTTCCGATTTTCTTCGCCTTGATGACCAAACGGACTCAAGAAGCATACGTTGCTGTCTTAGACATATTCCATCAGAAGACATCTGCTTGGGAAATTGTGGCTGTATCGTCAGATTTTGAAAAAGGACTTGTTAATGCCATTATAACCAGATATCCGAATGCAGAGTTCCATGGGTGTTGGTACCATTGCTGCCAG GCTATTTGGAGAATGGTCATGAAAACTGGTCTAGTGGAGGACTGCAAGAACAATGACGACATGAAGAGGGCTATAAAAATGTTGATGGCACTAGCCCACTTGCCTGCAACAAGAGGAGCCCCACATGACGATGCTGTTCCTGCCTACGACATTGCTGACGGATTAGAGGCAATCCTAattttcatacatgaaaaaaatttggaagaaaaGTTGGCAAATTTGATCGAATATTTTCAAAACTACTGGATGGCTAGAGTGACGCCCCGATGCTTTTCTGTCTTCAATCTACCAAGAAGAACAAATAATGCGTTGGAATCTTTCCACGCTCTAGTTTTGTCAATAATGGGCCCACATgcaaatgtgtggaaatttttAGTTCACCTGTCTGACTTGAGCAACATGTACTTTTCGGAATTCAAAGCTCTTGTAGAAGGAAAGACTATTAGAAGACAGAAACCACAGAACACCAACACGCAGAATTTGCGAAAAATCATAGGAAAATTAGTATCGCGAGAATTTAGCGTCACTGAATTCCTGCGCAAAGCTGCGCACACAGTTGATGGCGCATATAACACTTTGCAAACTCAGAATGCGAGAGCAGAAGCTACTGAGGCTTATCAAGCATCGGAGGATGAGGACGATCCCGAAGATGTCATACCAAGAGCACTTCGGAATGTGCCAGCAGAAGTAGAAGAGCTTTTGCCTGAAGATCCAGAACCAGACCAAAGAACACACATGACGTGTAAGGTTTGTCTTCTCAACCCATTGACTCACCTGGTATATCCTTGCGGACATTTCGTGTTATGTGAGAACTGTGTAATCGGCCTGAGAGAGAACCAATCTCCATTTGTAACACTAAAGTGTCCGGTATGCCGCTCTGAGTGTGGCGATATTGTGCgtgttttttttgcttaa
- the LOC134545190 gene encoding uncharacterized protein LOC134545190 isoform X2, translating to MTKRTQEAYVAVLDIFHQKTSAWEIVAVSSDFEKGLVNAIITRYPNAEFHGCWYHCCQAIWRMVMKTGLVEDCKNNDDMKRAIKMLMALAHLPATRGAPHDDAVPAYDIADGLEAILIFIHEKNLEEKLANLIEYFQNYWMARVTPRCFSVFNLPRRTNNALESFHALVLSIMGPHANVWKFLVHLSDLSNMYFSEFKALVEGKTIRRQKPQNTNTQNLRKIIGKLVSREFSVTEFLRKAAHTVDGAYNTLQTQNARAEATEAYQASEDEDDPEDVIPRALRNVPAEVEELLPEDPEPDQRTHMTCKVCLLNPLTHLVYPCGHFVLCENCVIGLRENQSPFVTLKCPVCRSECGDIVRVFFA from the exons ATGACCAAACGGACTCAAGAAGCATACGTTGCTGTCTTAGACATATTCCATCAGAAGACATCTGCTTGGGAAATTGTGGCTGTATCGTCAGATTTTGAAAAAGGACTTGTTAATGCCATTATAACCAGATATCCGAATGCAGAGTTCCATGGGTGTTGGTACCATTGCTGCCAG GCTATTTGGAGAATGGTCATGAAAACTGGTCTAGTGGAGGACTGCAAGAACAATGACGACATGAAGAGGGCTATAAAAATGTTGATGGCACTAGCCCACTTGCCTGCAACAAGAGGAGCCCCACATGACGATGCTGTTCCTGCCTACGACATTGCTGACGGATTAGAGGCAATCCTAattttcatacatgaaaaaaatttggaagaaaaGTTGGCAAATTTGATCGAATATTTTCAAAACTACTGGATGGCTAGAGTGACGCCCCGATGCTTTTCTGTCTTCAATCTACCAAGAAGAACAAATAATGCGTTGGAATCTTTCCACGCTCTAGTTTTGTCAATAATGGGCCCACATgcaaatgtgtggaaatttttAGTTCACCTGTCTGACTTGAGCAACATGTACTTTTCGGAATTCAAAGCTCTTGTAGAAGGAAAGACTATTAGAAGACAGAAACCACAGAACACCAACACGCAGAATTTGCGAAAAATCATAGGAAAATTAGTATCGCGAGAATTTAGCGTCACTGAATTCCTGCGCAAAGCTGCGCACACAGTTGATGGCGCATATAACACTTTGCAAACTCAGAATGCGAGAGCAGAAGCTACTGAGGCTTATCAAGCATCGGAGGATGAGGACGATCCCGAAGATGTCATACCAAGAGCACTTCGGAATGTGCCAGCAGAAGTAGAAGAGCTTTTGCCTGAAGATCCAGAACCAGACCAAAGAACACACATGACGTGTAAGGTTTGTCTTCTCAACCCATTGACTCACCTGGTATATCCTTGCGGACATTTCGTGTTATGTGAGAACTGTGTAATCGGCCTGAGAGAGAACCAATCTCCATTTGTAACACTAAAGTGTCCGGTATGCCGCTCTGAGTGTGGCGATATTGTGCgtgttttttttgcttaa